Below is a window of Plasmodium chabaudi chabaudi strain AS genome assembly, chromosome: 10 DNA.
GCCTACAATTTCTTATTACGCAATTTACTAATTTTGAACcttaaaaagaaatataataaataatttatggaAATCTtggcaaaaaaaataataaaattataaacaatacacaattaataatttaaaaaaaaacaatgttGAATATGCTCAGtgattaataaaaatagttaagCCATTTATTCTTAAAACATTCTATATAAGATGGAAAGGAAAATTCGCTATTTCCATTTATCgaattaaaatatcattttttttaattaaataaatcaaatattttaagaatcaaatatttaaaagtatataatacatagacataagaaaaaaacgaCACCGTGTAGAggttcataaaaattttccaTACCTTCAAAAGATATACTCATTTCTTAAATTTGgctataaaattattttataatttttttccaccCATTAtcaatatacatatgtttttttttatttattatatattttatattcgattcttttttttatttttcccaaaatatttttggacttatttactttttcaAGTATACCATTCGAAAGAATTCCAAAACAAacaagcaaaaaaaattttttaattttataatagcCTTAATCagatttttataaacatatatcaGCAAATAAATACcttctatatataatatccataataatagtgcaaattttacaaattttgtataacatatttataaaaaatggatagcATCGTAATTAACAacttaatttataattactaTCACCCACTACGAAAAACTCGAATTCAGGCCCTAAACGATATAAACCTTGTATTTGAAAGGGGTATGCGAGTTCTTATTTGTGGAAAAAATGGAGCCGGAAAGAGTACCTTACTAAGCATTCTAGCTGGAAAAaaggtatatattattcttaacaagtcataaaatataaatacatggATGTGTAAAGAAACAACAACgataataaacataatacAGTATTTGATATTATACAGACAAACTAATAATTTGTAATGCATACATTTAGAATATATAACTTTTctctttataatattattttcatttgaacgaaatatgaaaatgtgtttttttttagcttGTAAAAGAAGAATCTGTTTCCGCTTTTAACAAACCAGTTTTTCACGACCTTTCTTTAAACGATAGAATAGGATATGTTGGAGAATGGTGGAATGAtggtatataataaaaattaattatgcatttatttgtttgaaATGTAAAACAAAAGAATGGTGAATacgtatattattttgtaactCATAAGGTTTATCTGcttttcataaattatCTTTACTctgttcatataatatgattACAATATCTTAATCTGTttataaactttttttagAATACGCCATGAATATcacaataaaaaacatgttTGCTCAATATGCTGATTCGAAgagatataaaaagttaatGAAATTGTTTGACATAGATGATAGTAAAGTTATATCTGGAATTTCTAAGGgacagaaaaaaaaagttcaaATTGTATCTACtataatgaaaagaaaagatatttatatttttgatgaAGCAGCAGAATCCTTAGATTTAATATCTAGAAAAGTTTTACTTGAGTAAGAAACAATTTCTAAAATGTAACACAATTcatatacttatatatatctcattctatatttacacaactttttttatttcagttttttgaaaaatgaatcgattaaatataagtgtattataatttattcaaCCCACATATTTGATTGTATGGACAAATGGTCTACccatgttttatatttggcAAAAGGCTCAGTATCCTTTTTTTCAGATATAAACAGTATTGTAAGGTGAGTTATAAccatgatgaaaataaaacacgattaataaaaaagaaactcCTTTATACATGCTTATCACATCCttacattttcataatGTTTACTATTTTACTTCTCTACATGCAGTGATAAGAAATACGTTTCAATGGCCGACTTTGTTTTTGACAATATGATGGAAGAGACaaacaaaaatgataaatctTACAATATTGATGGTATC
It encodes the following:
- a CDS encoding CCR4-associated factor 16, putative, whose translation is MDSIVINNLIYNYYHPLRKTRIQALNDINLVFERGMRVLICGKNGAGKSTLLSILAGKKLVKEESVSAFNKPVFHDLSLNDRIGYVGEWWNDEYAMNITIKNMFAQYADSKRYKKLMKLFDIDDSKVISGISKGQKKKVQIVSTIMKRKDIYIFDEAAESLDLISRKVLLDFLKNESIKYKCIIIYSTHIFDCMDKWSTHVLYLAKGSVSFFSDINSIVSDKKYVSMADFVFDNMMEETNKNDKSYNIDEIMNLDSD